The uncultured Cohaesibacter sp. region CCTTGCAATCGAACGTGTAACCAAACTGTTTAGCTGTGAGTTCGCCAACGTACAGCCCAATTCTGGTTCTCAGGCCAACCAGGCTGCCTTTATGGCGCTTATCAAGCCGGGTGACACCATCCTGGGCATGAGCCTTGATGCCGGTGGTCACCTGACCCATGGTGCCAAGCCGAACCAGTCTGGTAAATGGTTCAATTCTATTCAGTATGGCGTACGCAAGCAGGACGGTCGTATCGACTTTGACCAGATCGAAGAACTGGCAAAAGAGCATCAGCCAAAACTGATCATCGCCGGTGGGTCTGCCTATAGCCGCGAATTCGACTTCAAGAAATTCCGCGAAATAGCTGATTCCGTTGGCGCATATCTCATGGTGGACATGGCCCACTTTGCCGGTCTGGTCGCAGCTGGCTTGCACGAGCATCCGTTCCCGCATGCTGATATCGTAACCTCCACGACCCATAAAACCCTGCGCGGTCCGCGCGGTGGCCTGATCCTGACCAACGATGCCGACATCGCCAAGAAGGTCAATTCAGCTGTCTTCCCGGGTTTGCAGGGTGGTCCCTTGATGCATGTGATTGCTGCTAAGGCCGTTGCCTTTGGTGAAGCGCTCACCGATGACTTCAAGGTCTATGCAAAGGCTGTCAAAGATAATGCGCAGGCTCTTGCCGACACCCTTTATGAAGGTGGCGTTGAACTGGCTGCGGGTGGCACGGATAACCATCTGCTGCTCGTTGACCTGCGTCCAAAGGGGCTGACCGGTAAGGTTGTTGAAGCCGCTCTTGGCCGTGCCTATATCACCTGTAACAAGAATGGTGTGCCGTTTGATCCGGAAAAACCGGCAATTACCTCCGGTATCCGTCTTGGTACACCTGCTGGTACATCCCGTGGCTTCGGCACCGAGGAGTTCAAGGAAATCGGTAAATTGATTATCGAAGTGCTTGACGGTCTCGTTGCAAATGGGGAAGAAGGCAATAGCGCCGTAGAATCGGCTGTGAAGGAAAAGGTCATCGCTCTGACCGATCGCTTCCCGATCTACCCTGACCTTTGATCATGTCGGCAGGGCAGTCAGGAAAGCCATTGGCTGCCCGCCGTGATCCCATGAATGAATTGTGAGGTCGAGATATGAAATGTCCCTATTGCGGTTATGAAGATACCCAAGTCAAGGATTCTCGTCCTACAGAAGACAATACGGCGATCCGCCGTCGGCGCTTTTGCGCAGGCTGCGGCGGACGCTTCACCACCTTTGAGCGTATCCAACTTCGTGAACTGTCTGTTGTCAAACGCACGGGGCGTAAAGTGCCCTTTGACCGTGACAAGCTGATGCGCTCTGTTCAGGTTTCTCTGCGCAAACGTCCGGTCGAAGACGAAAAAGTCGAGCGCATGGTCTCTGGCATCGTACGGCAGTTGGAAAGCGCAGGCGATGCAGAAGTTCCTGCAGAACATATCGGAAATCTGGTGATGGTAGGCCTGAAGGGACTGGATGAAATCGCTTATATTCGCTTTGCTTCCGTCTATAAGAATTTCCGTGAAGCAAAAGACTTTTCCGATATGCTGACCGAAATGTCGTCCGCTCGCCCCGAGGATGATGATCTCTCCGAGTAGCAAAATATCGGGATGATGCGGTCTGGATCGTTTGTGCCACCTCAAACCGATCGGCCTTGTATGCACACACTCTCGCGCACTT contains the following coding sequences:
- the glyA gene encoding serine hydroxymethyltransferase — protein: MSANEGANSGAIFPEFFTRDLESSDPAVAAAIDSELGRQKHEIELIASENIVSKAVLQAQGSVMTNKYAEGYSGRRYYGGCQHVDVAENLAIERVTKLFSCEFANVQPNSGSQANQAAFMALIKPGDTILGMSLDAGGHLTHGAKPNQSGKWFNSIQYGVRKQDGRIDFDQIEELAKEHQPKLIIAGGSAYSREFDFKKFREIADSVGAYLMVDMAHFAGLVAAGLHEHPFPHADIVTSTTHKTLRGPRGGLILTNDADIAKKVNSAVFPGLQGGPLMHVIAAKAVAFGEALTDDFKVYAKAVKDNAQALADTLYEGGVELAAGGTDNHLLLVDLRPKGLTGKVVEAALGRAYITCNKNGVPFDPEKPAITSGIRLGTPAGTSRGFGTEEFKEIGKLIIEVLDGLVANGEEGNSAVESAVKEKVIALTDRFPIYPDL
- the nrdR gene encoding transcriptional regulator NrdR, which translates into the protein MKCPYCGYEDTQVKDSRPTEDNTAIRRRRFCAGCGGRFTTFERIQLRELSVVKRTGRKVPFDRDKLMRSVQVSLRKRPVEDEKVERMVSGIVRQLESAGDAEVPAEHIGNLVMVGLKGLDEIAYIRFASVYKNFREAKDFSDMLTEMSSARPEDDDLSE